A window of Methanoregula sp. genomic DNA:
GTCTGAACGGATGGTTGAGAACCGTATCCATGTTAAGGTCCTTCCGTACTTGAGAGCGTTCTCCATCAGGTTGTAAAAGACCCGTTCCAGCAGGGGATCTGCATAGATCCTGACGTGTTCCACCTCCACATGCAGCCGGACCGCGCCCGGGTTTATGTTCCGGGTTGCCCGGACGATCGTCATCTCAAGATCCTGCCAGGCCGGGGAGTTGATACCGATCTCCTGGTAATCCCTGGCGAAGCTGATCAGGTCCGTGATATTATCCGTCACTTCAGACTCCTTCCGGATATACTCAAGAAGCCGGGGCTCGTCTGTCTGTGCTTTTGAAAGTTCAAGGTAGCCGCTCAGCACGGTCAGCTGGTTGAGGATATCGTGGCGGGAAAGGTTGGCGAGGATGCCCAGCTTGGTATGGGCGAGCCGTAGCGCATCCTCGGCATGTTTCCGTTCCGTGATATCAATTATCGATACGATGCTCTGGAGTGTACCGGGAAAGATCTGGACGTAGATATCAATATCGAGCATCCTGCCATCCTTCCTGACAACCTGTGTCTCGTAATGGTGGGGAACGGTCTCGTTGCCATGCCTGCGTGCCTGATGATACGAGATGATCCTCTCCCGTTCCGCAGGAGCAATGAATGAGAAGATCGATCGGATATGTTCTATCTCTCCCCGGGAACAGCCTGATATCTGCTCGAAGACGGAATTGACCAGGGAGATGGTGCCATCATCCTCGATGACGGCCAACCCGGTACCGGAGTTCTCAAAGATGGTCTGGTAGCGGTGGATAAGATCTTCGGAAGTCTTCTTGAGCAGGGCATGGATGGATGAGCGTTCGCGGAGCAGGAGGGTGTTACCCGATTCGAGCCGGCGGATACTGCCGGCGGTCCTGCGGATCTGTGCTTCATACCGCGCCCGCTCTTCCGGCGGAAGTGTCTCGAGGAGGGCAGACAGGGCTTTTTCAAGATCGTCAAACTGCTTCATAAAAGGATCATTTCCGCAGGCTGATGAGGACGAGCGAGAGCGTCTCGTTGTAGAAATCGCAGGTACCGAGCCGGTTGTGCCCGATCTCCCCGTAGGTGAAGAACCCGGCAAGCGGGGCGTTCCAGAGCCGGGATGCCGTGAGAACCTCATCCGCTGTCATCGATCCGGCAACCCGGTACCGGGCTATGCAGGAGAAGAGGAGGAGCAGGGAAGCATGGGGATGATCTGCATGATACCCTTCCAGTTCCCGGACCGCCTGCTCGATAGTCTGGTATCCAAACGAGCTGGAGAACCGGACAAGCGACCCCTGGGGAACCGAGCCGGCGAAGGTGAGGGAACCTGATGAAAAATCAACAGAGAGAAATGCACGCAAAACCTCGGTCCCGTCCGGGCGACGGATCAGGAGCGGGAAGTTGATCCCGATCTGCTGGAGCTCGGAATCTTCTACGTCCAGGTACTCCTTGAACACTTCTGTTGCCGGCCTGCCGTTGATGGTGTTGACCGTATTTCCGTCCGATGAGGTTATCATCATCTCTGCCCCGATCCCGACCCAGCCGCTCGATGCGATGCCATGGACATCAACCTTATCCGCATCGAAAACCAGGACAACGGCCCCGTCATGGGAGATCTGGTTACCGCAAAACACAAGAGTATCTTCAAGGAGGCCGTCATCGCCGGCCATCCCGCCAAAGAGCGGGACCGATCTGCCTGCTGCCTGCTGGATGCCCCGGACAATCGCCTCGCCATCGTTTTTCAGGCCGGCAATGGCAATGATAAAGGCCGGTCGGGAGAACTGCCCGCACCCCCATGCGCCGATCTGCTGTCCCAGAAAAAACGATGTGGCCTCGCCCCGTTCAAAGAGGGATATGCGGAACAGGGCAGGGTCAAAGTCCAGAAAACAGCAGACTGCGGACTGGTCATGGAACGGATCTGCTTTTCCTTCGACCAGAATTTCCCCTGCCGTAGAACTGCCAAAGAGCGGGATACTTTCAGTGCGGAGAGCTGCAACAAGATCCGGAATTCCCAGGGCAATAGAGGAGAAGATGATCCCGATGGTTGGCCGGAACGATTGGATCTGCCGGTATTTCTCCATCAGTTCGTCGCCGGAGTATGCAGAGAAGCAGGAGGAATGCGGCATAGAAGATTTCTGATTGAATGATACTTCTGTGGAATAATAAAGTATCGGGTAGGGCTGTCAGACACCCGCGATCAATCGTTCAGCATACCCCTGGCGGAATTGATGGCCTTCCTGGCGGAAAAAAATGTCAGAGAATCGATGCAAACGACCACGGGGGAATCCATTTCCCCTTGTTTTTCACTCCTCTTCCTGGATCCGGCTCGCGTTGTACAGAGCCCACCCCGGCCACGAGCGTGTTGGTATACTATGCCTGTATCTCTGCGATGCGGGAGATAGTACGGGACATTACTCTGACCTGCTATCGTGCGATTTAAATACAAGGTAGCTATCGTTATTGCTAAGGTTATTTTGCCTGGATTGCGCTCAGGCATCCGACAGATCGGAAGAGATGGACAGATGGCCGGACCGGATGAAAAACAAAGCCATGGCCTGATACAGCCCCGTGTTCCTACGTCTGGAGAAGCCGGCAGGATTCCGGAATGGATATCTTCTGAGCGTGGCTGGCTGGCTCTTATTGTTACGAGCACCGCCGCAGTCCTGCTCTTCTCCGTCTACTGCCTCTCGCACGGCATCACGATCATCTTCATGCACCTGTATTATTTCCCGATCGTGCTCCTTACTTATCGCTACCGTTATCGCGGGTTCCTTGCTGCAATGCTCCTCTCGCTTACGTATGTCGGGCTTGTCTATTTCTTTGATTCCGTACAGCCCGATATAATTACCGGTGCATGGTATCGTTTCGCCGTGTTTGTCGGGATTGCTGCAGTTGTTGCTTACCTGTCCGAGCAGCTGATGACCCGCCAGAAAGCCCTGGAGGAGAGTGAACGGAAGCTGAAGCTGCATGCAGATTTCACCACAGATTGTGAATTCTGGACCGACCCCGATGGAAATTACATGTATATCACCCCGTCCTGCAAGCCTGTTACCGGCTATAACCCGGACGAATTTTATGCAGACTCCGGCACCATGATCCGGATTATCCATCACGATGATCGCGCAGCGTTTCAGGAACACCTGGAAACCTACCGGACGAGAACCGATCCATCTCTCCTCCAGTTCCGCATGATCCGCAGGGACGGGCAGACCCGCTGGATCGAACATGTCTGCCAGGCAATGTATGACCCGCAGGGTATCCTGATCGGGCGGCGGGGGAGCAACAGGGATATCACCGAACGCATGGGACTTGAGGAGAGACTCCGTATCCAGAACAAGATCTTCGAAACCATTGCAGAAGGGATTAACTTTGTCCGGACCAGCGATGGGGTGATCGTGTACACCAATTCCAAATTCGACCGGATGTTCGGGTATGAAAAAGGCGAGCTTGTCGGCAAACCCGTTTCCGTTCTGAATGCACCCGACGAGGAGATGAGCCCCGGGGAGACTGCCCGGGAGATCATAAGAGTACTCCGTGATCGGGGAGAGTGGAAGGGAGAACTCAAGAACATCAGAAAGGACGGGACAACCTTCTGGTGCCTTGCGGTGATATCCACGTTTGAACATCCTGAATTCGGGAACGTCTGGATATCCGCTCATACCGATATCACTGCCCGCAAGCTTGCGGAAGAATCTGTCAGGAAATCGTTTGCCATCCTCAAGGGTGTTGTGGAGAGCCCGAAAGAGGTCGTGATCTTTGCTCTTGACCGGCAATACCGGTACACAGCCTTCAATGAGAACCACCGCAGGACGATGAAACAGATCTGGGGGGCAGACATCGTTTTAGGGAACAGCATGCCCGATTATATCCGGAGTCCTGAAGATCGAAAAAAAGCGGTCATCAATTTCGACCGTGCCTTTGCCGGGGAATCGTTCAGCGTGATCGAGGCCTATGGCGATACGGCGTTAGAACGCCGGTGGTATGAGGATATCTACAACCCTGTTACGGATGAAAACGGGAATGTCATCGGGCTCACGCTCTTCCTGACCGATATCACCGAACGGAAGATTGTCGAAGAGGGACTCAAAGAGAGTGAGGAGAAGTTCCGGGAGATCTTCAATAATATCAATGATGCGATTGAACTTCACGAAGTGAGGGATGACGGCCTCCCCGGGAAGTTCCTGGAAGTCAACGAGGTTACCTGCCGGATGCTGGGATACACCCGGGAGGAACTGCTCCAGCACAGCCCGCTCGATTTTGCCACGGATTACCACAATCGCCCGATTGAGGATATTGGTAAGGAGATCATCACCAGGGGGCATTCACGGTTTGAGACCGGACACCGGAACAGGGATGGGATAGTCATTCCGGTTGAGATCAACGCCCATGTTCTCAGACACGATGATAAAACACTGGTGCTCTCTGTTGTCCGGGATATCACCGAGCGCAAGCGGGTCGAGGAGGCGCTCCGGGCCAGCGAAGGCCACCTGCGCACGCTGGTGCAGACCCTCCCCGACCTGATCTGGCTGAAGGATTCAGAGGGTATCTACCTCTCCTGCAACACCATGTTCGAGCGGTTCTTTGGTGCAAAAGAAGCCGATATTGTCGGCAAGACGGATCATGATTTTGTTAAAAAGGACCTGGCCGACTTCTTCCGAGAGCGGGATCGTATCGCCATGGAAGCGAAAAGGCCGGTGATCAACGAGGAATGGATCACTTTTGCCGATGATGGCCACCGTGCCCTTTTAGAAACCATCAAGACGCCGATGTATGATACCTATGGAAAACTCATCGGGGTCCTGGGCATCGGGCGCGATATCACCGGGCGCAAGAAGGCCGAAGAAGCAATACTGAAAAGCGAGCGGGAGTGGCAGACAACGTTCAATGCCATTACTGATGCGGTCTTCCTGCTCGATGACAAAGGACGGATTATCCGGCACAACCGTGCCTTTGAAACATTTACCGGAAAACCTGCCGATGAGATTGATGGCAGGTATTGTTTCGAGATCATGCATAGTACCGCCAACCCAATCGAAGGCTGCCCGATGGAGAAAGCAAAAAAGAGCCGGCAGCGCGAGAGCCTTGAACTGAAGATCGGTAACCGGTGGTTTGTTGCCGCAGTTGACCCGGTTTTTTCCGGAAATGGTGAAATTTCCGGAGGTGTTCACCTCCTGATTGATATTACAGAACGGAGACTGGCAGAAGACGCCCTGCGCCAGAGCGAAGAGCGGTTCCGTACCTTAAGCGAAGCATCCCTGACGGGGATTTATATTTTCCTGGATGGTGTCATCCGGTATGCCAACCCCACGTTTGCGGGAATGTACGGGTATGCTCCTGAGGAAATGATCGGAATGGACCCCATGACCCTGGTCCATCCCGACGATCGGGCACTAGTCAGGGAAAAGATGCAGGGCCGTCTTGACCACAAGGAGAAGATCAGCGTGTATGAATGCAGGATGGTGACCCGGGACAGACGGACCATCCATGTCAGTATCATGGGGGCACTGATCCCGTACCAGGGCCGGCCTGCGATCTCCGGTAACCTGCTGGATATCACGGAACGGAAAGTGGCAGAAGAAGCGCTCCGCGAGAGTGAGGAACGGTACCGCATCCTGTTTGACGAGTCCCCGGTCTCTCTCTGGGAAGAGGACTTATCCGATATCAGGTTCTGGATGGACACAAAAAGAGAAGAAGGGGTCAGGGATTTCAAAACCTACTTTGAGACGCACCCGGAAGATGTCCGGTCCTGTGTCAGGATGGTGAATGTAACACGGATCAACCGCACAAGCATGACCCTCTTCGGTGCGCATTCCCTGCAGGAATTTTCCGACAGCCTGTCATCAGTTTTTACCCCCGAATCATACGATTCATTCCGGGAAGAACTCGTAGCAATAAGCATGGGAAAGACCTGGTTTGAGTGCGAGGTCCCCCTCCAGACCGTGTCGGCTGAAAGGAAGATCGCGTTACTGAAAATGATCGTGGTCCCCGGCTTTGAACAGACGCTTAATAAAGTGGTCATTTCGCTTCTCGATATCACGGAACGCAAAAAGATGGAGGATGCGCTCCGGCAGGCGAACAGGAAGATCACCATGCTCTCCTCCATCACGCGCCATGATATCAAAAACCAGCTCCTGACATTACGTGGCTTCCTTGGACTCTCCCAGATGAACACAAACGATCCTGAACTTCTCAATTTTATGAATAAAGAAGAGCGTGCTGCAGAAGCGATCAGCAACCAGATCGAGTTCACGAAATTTTATGAGGACCTCGGGGTCAAAGCCCCGGAATGGCTGGATATCCTGGAGATTATCCAGACGACGCGATCCCACTTGCCGATTCCTGATACCATTGAGGTCACTATTGATCTGCCTCCCGTGAAGGTGTTTGCTGACAGCCTTATTGAGAAAGTATTCTACAATCTCATGGAGAACACGCTCCGCCACGGTGAGACAGTCAGCCGGATCCGGTTCTCGTTTTATGAAACAGCCCGCGGGGCGGAGGTCGTGTACGAGGACAACGGGGTCGGTATATCCCAGGAAGACAAGCAGCATCTCTTCCAGAAAGGTTTTGGCAAAAATACCGGTCTTGGCCTCTTCCTCTCGCAGGAAATCCTTGCCATTACCGGCCTGACGATCCAGGAGACCGGTGAGCCAGGGAAGGGAGTGCGGTTCGTGATCGCTGTGCCAAAAGATGGATACCGGCTCTCCGGAACTACCTGACACGCGGTCCAGGATCTTTCTTTTGGGGAATTTTGTTTTCCCACGTTTTTCACTCCACCTCCTTGACCCGGCTTGACTGGTCGGTGCCCATTTCTATCACGAATGTGTTCGCAAACTCGCCCTGCATCTCGGCGATATGGGAGATGAGGAGGATCTGGGGGAAGCGGGACTCCTGCGTGCGCAGGGTGGTTAAGAGGTTGTTCCCTCCACGCTGTCCCTCCGAAGGTTCTGTTGGTTATTCCATCTTAGGGGAAAACCGATACACTCCTTTCGGCACAAAAATCTCGAACCGTGCACCCCTTCCGGCTTCACCGGTTTCCCTGATGGAGATGCCGGTAATGGAAAGGATCTCCCGAACGAGGAACAGGCCCAGACCTTTCTTCTCTTCATAGTGCCTGTCAAAAATATTTTCTTTCATGCCGGACGGAATCCCCACACCGTTATCCTCAAAAATAATGGTGAGTCCTTCCGGGGATTCCTGATACCTGAACGTAATCTCTGTTGCAGTTTTCCCATGCAGGGCAACATTTTCAGCGAGCGTGAAAAAAACATTCTCAAGGAGTGGATCGGCGTAGATCTCCAATCCTCTGATATTGAGTTGACGGCAGAATTGAGAAATATCCAGGTGTGATATACCATGGAGGAAGGATTGTTCAACGTTTTGCCATGCAGGAGATTTTATCCCAAGACTCTGGAATAAATTTGCAAACTTCAGTGATTCTGTGATCTTCTGGACAATTCCGATCTGTTTACCAAGATATTGTTGCGTTTTTTCGTCCCGAGTGACCCGTTTTTCCAGCTCGAAATATCCTGATAGGGAAAATATTGCGTTCTGGATATCGGTAAAGGTGATAGAATTCAACAGGTTTAGTTTCTTTGTTGCCTGGTTCAGCGCTTCATCGGCCCTTTTACGCTCGGTAATGTCCCTGCCTTCCGGGATGAGCAGGATTACTCTCCCCGATTCATCCTTCACCGGTTTTATCGAGAAATCGATGTAATGGAGGCTTCCGTCAACACCGGGGTGTGTTGCTTCAAAGCGGACAAATTCTCCCCGGGCTGCATCCTGAACAGCGACACGGAGTTTTGCCTGCAGTTCTTCAGAATGGACCCACCACGGGGTATCCCAGAACAGTTTACCTGCAACATCTGATTCCTGCAGCCCGATGAATTCCAGGGAGGAACGGTTTGCTTCGAGAATCCTCCCTTCCGGAGTCAGCAGTCCGGTGAACTGGTACGTCTGGTCGAAGATTGCCCGGTATTTACGTTCGCTCTCCCGCAATGCATCCTCTGCCCTCTT
This region includes:
- a CDS encoding PAS domain S-box protein — its product is MAGPDEKQSHGLIQPRVPTSGEAGRIPEWISSERGWLALIVTSTAAVLLFSVYCLSHGITIIFMHLYYFPIVLLTYRYRYRGFLAAMLLSLTYVGLVYFFDSVQPDIITGAWYRFAVFVGIAAVVAYLSEQLMTRQKALEESERKLKLHADFTTDCEFWTDPDGNYMYITPSCKPVTGYNPDEFYADSGTMIRIIHHDDRAAFQEHLETYRTRTDPSLLQFRMIRRDGQTRWIEHVCQAMYDPQGILIGRRGSNRDITERMGLEERLRIQNKIFETIAEGINFVRTSDGVIVYTNSKFDRMFGYEKGELVGKPVSVLNAPDEEMSPGETAREIIRVLRDRGEWKGELKNIRKDGTTFWCLAVISTFEHPEFGNVWISAHTDITARKLAEESVRKSFAILKGVVESPKEVVIFALDRQYRYTAFNENHRRTMKQIWGADIVLGNSMPDYIRSPEDRKKAVINFDRAFAGESFSVIEAYGDTALERRWYEDIYNPVTDENGNVIGLTLFLTDITERKIVEEGLKESEEKFREIFNNINDAIELHEVRDDGLPGKFLEVNEVTCRMLGYTREELLQHSPLDFATDYHNRPIEDIGKEIITRGHSRFETGHRNRDGIVIPVEINAHVLRHDDKTLVLSVVRDITERKRVEEALRASEGHLRTLVQTLPDLIWLKDSEGIYLSCNTMFERFFGAKEADIVGKTDHDFVKKDLADFFRERDRIAMEAKRPVINEEWITFADDGHRALLETIKTPMYDTYGKLIGVLGIGRDITGRKKAEEAILKSEREWQTTFNAITDAVFLLDDKGRIIRHNRAFETFTGKPADEIDGRYCFEIMHSTANPIEGCPMEKAKKSRQRESLELKIGNRWFVAAVDPVFSGNGEISGGVHLLIDITERRLAEDALRQSEERFRTLSEASLTGIYIFLDGVIRYANPTFAGMYGYAPEEMIGMDPMTLVHPDDRALVREKMQGRLDHKEKISVYECRMVTRDRRTIHVSIMGALIPYQGRPAISGNLLDITERKVAEEALRESEERYRILFDESPVSLWEEDLSDIRFWMDTKREEGVRDFKTYFETHPEDVRSCVRMVNVTRINRTSMTLFGAHSLQEFSDSLSSVFTPESYDSFREELVAISMGKTWFECEVPLQTVSAERKIALLKMIVVPGFEQTLNKVVISLLDITERKKMEDALRQANRKITMLSSITRHDIKNQLLTLRGFLGLSQMNTNDPELLNFMNKEERAAEAISNQIEFTKFYEDLGVKAPEWLDILEIIQTTRSHLPIPDTIEVTIDLPPVKVFADSLIEKVFYNLMENTLRHGETVSRIRFSFYETARGAEVVYEDNGVGISQEDKQHLFQKGFGKNTGLGLFLSQEILAITGLTIQETGEPGKGVRFVIAVPKDGYRLSGTT
- a CDS encoding PAS domain-containing sensor histidine kinase, which codes for MKQFDDLEKALSALLETLPPEERARYEAQIRRTAGSIRRLESGNTLLLRERSSIHALLKKTSEDLIHRYQTIFENSGTGLAVIEDDGTISLVNSVFEQISGCSRGEIEHIRSIFSFIAPAERERIISYHQARRHGNETVPHHYETQVVRKDGRMLDIDIYVQIFPGTLQSIVSIIDITERKHAEDALRLAHTKLGILANLSRHDILNQLTVLSGYLELSKAQTDEPRLLEYIRKESEVTDNITDLISFARDYQEIGINSPAWQDLEMTIVRATRNINPGAVRLHVEVEHVRIYADPLLERVFYNLMENALKYGRTLTWIRFSTIRSDKGGIIVCEDDGVGIPAGEKENIFQRKYFQHTGLGMYLSREILAITGIAITETGEPGKGARFEIAVPEGAWRFIGRE
- a CDS encoding FIST N-terminal domain-containing protein translates to MPHSSCFSAYSGDELMEKYRQIQSFRPTIGIIFSSIALGIPDLVAALRTESIPLFGSSTAGEILVEGKADPFHDQSAVCCFLDFDPALFRISLFERGEATSFFLGQQIGAWGCGQFSRPAFIIAIAGLKNDGEAIVRGIQQAAGRSVPLFGGMAGDDGLLEDTLVFCGNQISHDGAVVLVFDADKVDVHGIASSGWVGIGAEMMITSSDGNTVNTINGRPATEVFKEYLDVEDSELQQIGINFPLLIRRPDGTEVLRAFLSVDFSSGSLTFAGSVPQGSLVRFSSSFGYQTIEQAVRELEGYHADHPHASLLLLFSCIARYRVAGSMTADEVLTASRLWNAPLAGFFTYGEIGHNRLGTCDFYNETLSLVLISLRK